One Periophthalmus magnuspinnatus isolate fPerMag1 chromosome 8, fPerMag1.2.pri, whole genome shotgun sequence genomic window carries:
- the socs3a gene encoding suppressor of cytokine signaling 3a translates to MVTHSKFVSVMSSRPLDSTSMRLHQRYKTFSSKAQYQMVLSTLHKLQESGFYWGAINGKEANAMLASESTGTFLVRDSSDNRHLFTLSVKTASGTKNLRIQSDPTSFFLQTDPKNVQSVPHFDCILKLVHYYMPQSKRGGNMYYIYSGGEKIPLELVKPLSCSLSTLQHLCRKTVNGHLDISSKRDQLPHPLKDFLQEYDAPI, encoded by the coding sequence ATGGTAACTCACAGCAAGTTTGTCTCCGTCATGAGCAGCCGCCCCTTGGACTCGACAAGCATGAGGCTGCACCAGCGCTACAAGACTTTTAGCTCCAAAGCTCAGTACCAGATGGTCCTCTCTACTTTGCACAAACTCCAGGAGAGTGGCTTCTACTGGGGAGCAATAAATGGCAAAGAGGCCAACGCCATGCTGGCTTCTGAGTCCACGGGTACTTTCTTGGTTCGGGACAGTTCTGATAACCGCCACCTCTTCACTTTAAGTGTCAAAACTGCATCTGGCACCAAGAATCTACGCATTCAGAGTGATCCAACATCTTTCTTTCTACAAACGGACCCTAAAAATGTCCAGTCAGTACCTCATTTTGACTGTATCCTGAAACTTGTTCACTACTATATGCCACAAAGCAAGCGTGGTGGGAACATGTATTACATTTACTCTGGAGGTGAGAAGATCCCCTTAGAACTGGTGAAACCGCTGTCATGTAGCTTGTCCACATTACAGCATCTGTGTAGAAAAACTGTTAACGGTCATCTGGACATTTCTTCCAAAAGAGACCAGCTGCCTCACCCACTCAAAGACTTCCTGCAAGAGTATGATGCACCTATCTAG
- the cyth1a gene encoding cytohesin-1a isoform X2 yields MVLKSEDGIVPDDLTPEEQQELENIRRRKQELLEDIQRLKDEIAEVTCEIENLGSTEERKNMQRNKQVAMGRKKFNMDPKKGIQFLIENDLLKNTSDDIAQFLYKGEGLNKTAIGDYLGERDDFNIEVLHAFVELHEFTDLNLVQALRQFLWSFRLPGEAQKIDRMMEAFAQRYCQCNPGVFQSTDTCYILSFAIIMLNTSLHNPNVKDKPTVERFISMNRGINDGGDLPEDLLRNLYDSIKNEPFKIPEDDGNDLTHTFFNPDREGWLLKLGGRVKTWKRRWFILTDNCLYYFEYTTDKEPRGIIPLENLSIREVEDKKPNCFELFIPDNKDQVIKACKTEADGRVVEGNHTFYRISAPTTEEKDEWINSIKAAISRDPFYEMLAARKKKVSSMKRH; encoded by the exons ATGGTGCTCAAGTCGGAAGACGGGATAG TGCCGGACGACCTCACCCCAGAGGAACAGCAGGAGTTGGAGAATATCCGGCGGCGCAAACAGGAGCTGCTGGAAGACATTcaa AGGCTAAAGGATGAGATAGCAGAAGTCACATGTGAGATCGAGAACCTGGGCTCCACAGAGGAGAG GAAAAATATGCAGAGGAATAAACAAGTGGCCATGGGCCGAAAGAAATTCAACATGGACCCCAAAAAG GGGATCCAGTTCCTCATCGAGAATGACCTATTGAAAAACACAAGTGACGATATTGCTCAGTTCCTCTACAAAGGCGAAGGTCTTAACAAAACAGCCATTGGAGATTACCTTGGAGAGag AGATGACTTCAATATAGAGGTGCTCCATGCCTTTGTAGAACTTCACGAATTCACAGACCTCAACCTTGTTCAGGCTTTAAG ACAGTTCCTTTGGAGTTTTCGGCTTCCTGGAGAAGCTCAGAAAATCGACCGTATGATGGAGGCCTTTGCACAGCGCTATTGCCAATGCAACCCTGGAGTTTTTCAGTCCACAG ATACCTGTTACATCCTGTCATTTGCCATCATTATGCTGAACACCAGTCTACATAACCCCAATGTGAAAGACAAACCAACCGTAGAGCGATTCATCTCAATGAACCGAGGCATCAACGATGGGGGAGACCTGCCGGAGGACCTGCTGCGG AATCTGTATGACAGCATAAAGAACGAGCCTTTTAAAATCCCTGAAGACGATGGGAATGACCTCACTCACACTTTCTTTAATCCTGACAGAGAGGGTTGGCTACTCAAACTGG GGGGGCGTGTAAAAACCTGGAAGAGGCGATGGTTTATCCTCACAGACAATTGCCTCTACTACTTTGAGTACACAACT GACAAAGAGCCAAGAGGAATCATCCCACTAGAAAACCTAAGCATCAGGGAGGTTGAGGACAAGAAGCCT aactgttttgagcttttCATTCCCGACAATAAGGACCAGGTGATAAAAGCTTGTAAGACGGAGGCAGATGGCCGTGTTGTCGAGGGCAACCACACCTTCTACCGAATCTCTGCTCCAACTACAGAGGAAAAGGATGAATGGATAAACAGTATCAA AGCAGCCATCAGCAGAGACCCTTTCTATGAGATGCTTGCAGCCAGAAAGAAGAAAGTCTCATCCATGAAGAGGCACTAG
- the cyth1a gene encoding cytohesin-1a isoform X1 yields MGTVSELCVSSLQTFLCPVNSGQPPAVPDDLTPEEQQELENIRRRKQELLEDIQRLKDEIAEVTCEIENLGSTEERKNMQRNKQVAMGRKKFNMDPKKGIQFLIENDLLKNTSDDIAQFLYKGEGLNKTAIGDYLGERDDFNIEVLHAFVELHEFTDLNLVQALRQFLWSFRLPGEAQKIDRMMEAFAQRYCQCNPGVFQSTDTCYILSFAIIMLNTSLHNPNVKDKPTVERFISMNRGINDGGDLPEDLLRNLYDSIKNEPFKIPEDDGNDLTHTFFNPDREGWLLKLGGRVKTWKRRWFILTDNCLYYFEYTTDKEPRGIIPLENLSIREVEDKKPNCFELFIPDNKDQVIKACKTEADGRVVEGNHTFYRISAPTTEEKDEWINSIKAAISRDPFYEMLAARKKKVSSMKRH; encoded by the exons ATGGGCACCGTGAGTGAGCTATGTGTGTCCAGCCTTCAGACCTTCTTGTGCCCAGTCAATTCTGGTCAACCACCTGCAG TGCCGGACGACCTCACCCCAGAGGAACAGCAGGAGTTGGAGAATATCCGGCGGCGCAAACAGGAGCTGCTGGAAGACATTcaa AGGCTAAAGGATGAGATAGCAGAAGTCACATGTGAGATCGAGAACCTGGGCTCCACAGAGGAGAG GAAAAATATGCAGAGGAATAAACAAGTGGCCATGGGCCGAAAGAAATTCAACATGGACCCCAAAAAG GGGATCCAGTTCCTCATCGAGAATGACCTATTGAAAAACACAAGTGACGATATTGCTCAGTTCCTCTACAAAGGCGAAGGTCTTAACAAAACAGCCATTGGAGATTACCTTGGAGAGag AGATGACTTCAATATAGAGGTGCTCCATGCCTTTGTAGAACTTCACGAATTCACAGACCTCAACCTTGTTCAGGCTTTAAG ACAGTTCCTTTGGAGTTTTCGGCTTCCTGGAGAAGCTCAGAAAATCGACCGTATGATGGAGGCCTTTGCACAGCGCTATTGCCAATGCAACCCTGGAGTTTTTCAGTCCACAG ATACCTGTTACATCCTGTCATTTGCCATCATTATGCTGAACACCAGTCTACATAACCCCAATGTGAAAGACAAACCAACCGTAGAGCGATTCATCTCAATGAACCGAGGCATCAACGATGGGGGAGACCTGCCGGAGGACCTGCTGCGG AATCTGTATGACAGCATAAAGAACGAGCCTTTTAAAATCCCTGAAGACGATGGGAATGACCTCACTCACACTTTCTTTAATCCTGACAGAGAGGGTTGGCTACTCAAACTGG GGGGGCGTGTAAAAACCTGGAAGAGGCGATGGTTTATCCTCACAGACAATTGCCTCTACTACTTTGAGTACACAACT GACAAAGAGCCAAGAGGAATCATCCCACTAGAAAACCTAAGCATCAGGGAGGTTGAGGACAAGAAGCCT aactgttttgagcttttCATTCCCGACAATAAGGACCAGGTGATAAAAGCTTGTAAGACGGAGGCAGATGGCCGTGTTGTCGAGGGCAACCACACCTTCTACCGAATCTCTGCTCCAACTACAGAGGAAAAGGATGAATGGATAAACAGTATCAA AGCAGCCATCAGCAGAGACCCTTTCTATGAGATGCTTGCAGCCAGAAAGAAGAAAGTCTCATCCATGAAGAGGCACTAG
- the cyth1a gene encoding cytohesin-1a isoform X3, which produces MGTVSELCVSSLQTFLCPVNSGQPPAVPDDLTPEEQQELENIRRRKQELLEDIQRLKDEIAEVTCEIENLGSTEERKNMQRNKQVAMGRKKFNMDPKKGIQFLIENDLLKNTSDDIAQFLYKGEGLNKTAIGDYLGERDDFNIEVLHAFVELHEFTDLNLVQALRQFLWSFRLPGEAQKIDRMMEAFAQRYCQCNPGVFQSTDTCYILSFAIIMLNTSLHNPNVKDKPTVERFISMNRGINDGGDLPEDLLRNLYDSIKNEPFKIPEDDGNDLTHTFFNPDREGWLLKLGGMYICSSNASPSPQLSGAFGGLPCFCSLSYRVLMCFLLSVSIDWLYLNFKHVVCY; this is translated from the exons ATGGGCACCGTGAGTGAGCTATGTGTGTCCAGCCTTCAGACCTTCTTGTGCCCAGTCAATTCTGGTCAACCACCTGCAG TGCCGGACGACCTCACCCCAGAGGAACAGCAGGAGTTGGAGAATATCCGGCGGCGCAAACAGGAGCTGCTGGAAGACATTcaa AGGCTAAAGGATGAGATAGCAGAAGTCACATGTGAGATCGAGAACCTGGGCTCCACAGAGGAGAG GAAAAATATGCAGAGGAATAAACAAGTGGCCATGGGCCGAAAGAAATTCAACATGGACCCCAAAAAG GGGATCCAGTTCCTCATCGAGAATGACCTATTGAAAAACACAAGTGACGATATTGCTCAGTTCCTCTACAAAGGCGAAGGTCTTAACAAAACAGCCATTGGAGATTACCTTGGAGAGag AGATGACTTCAATATAGAGGTGCTCCATGCCTTTGTAGAACTTCACGAATTCACAGACCTCAACCTTGTTCAGGCTTTAAG ACAGTTCCTTTGGAGTTTTCGGCTTCCTGGAGAAGCTCAGAAAATCGACCGTATGATGGAGGCCTTTGCACAGCGCTATTGCCAATGCAACCCTGGAGTTTTTCAGTCCACAG ATACCTGTTACATCCTGTCATTTGCCATCATTATGCTGAACACCAGTCTACATAACCCCAATGTGAAAGACAAACCAACCGTAGAGCGATTCATCTCAATGAACCGAGGCATCAACGATGGGGGAGACCTGCCGGAGGACCTGCTGCGG AATCTGTATGACAGCATAAAGAACGAGCCTTTTAAAATCCCTGAAGACGATGGGAATGACCTCACTCACACTTTCTTTAATCCTGACAGAGAGGGTTGGCTACTCAAACTGG GAGGTATGTACATCTGCTCTTCTAATGCTAGTCCATCTCCTCAGCTCTCCGGTGCTTTTGGTGGTCTGCCATGCTTTTGTTCTCTTTCATACAgggttttaatgtgttttttactgTCTGTCTCCATTGACTGGCTGTATCTAAACTTCAAACATGTAGTCTGTTATTGA